The DNA sequence TGATGGGAACATAGCCCGAAAAGTAGACTCGTTTCATCTGCTGTTGCTTGTAAAATCCGTTGGAAAGCGTTAAAATCTGGAAATCGGTCTCCCCCGACGCCCCCACAATCATCTGGGTGCTCTGCCCCGCAGGCAGGAACCGCGGAGAATATCGGGAAAAGTTACCGCCGGCGTTATATTCAATCTTTCGCTCCGCCAGATAGTTCATGGGGCGGTATATGGATTCATGGTTCTTTTCGGGCGCCAGGTATTGTAGCGCCTTGTCCGACGGGATTTCGATATTCACGCTGCTGCGGTCTGCATAAAGCCCCGCCTCGTGAAGCAGCCGGGACGACGCTCCGGGAATGCTCTTGAGATGGATGTAACCGCCGAACTTGTGGACGGTACGTAACTCCTTTGCCACCTTGATCAAAAGTTCCATCGTGTAGTCGGGAGTGCCTACCACCGCGGAACTGAGAAACAGCCCCTCGATATAGTTACGGCGGTAAAATTCCAAGGTCAGGTTGATCAGTTCCTTAGGCGTGAACGTGGCCCTGGGGATATCGTTACTGCGACGATTAACACAATAGGCACAATCATACTTGCAGGCATTGCTCAGGAGCACCTTCAAAAGTGAAATACAGCGCCCGTCGGCAGCCCATGTATGGCAAATACCTGCACTGCAGGCGTTCCCCAACCCGCCCTTTGGAGATTGGCGATTGGAACCGCTAGACGAGCAAGATACGTCATACTTGGCGGAATCAGCCAAAATGTTCAATTTTTCACGAATATCCACGAATCGCCCACGCTAAAACTGATTTTTTGCACACTTGTTCTTTTGTTCACTACACAATATAAAACTTACTGCTCAAAAAGGCAAGTGCCGTTGGTGAAAAAAATTTTCGTATTTCGCATCGCGCAAAATACAGTCGATACACTTATGATACTTAGTCATTCCATCATCTTGTGCAAAAACATTCTTGTTTTTAACTTTCATATCGGTGTATAAAAGGAGCTGAACATGAATCTTAAAAAGTCTCTCGCTGTGGTTGCTGTTGCCGCCGCAGCTGTATGTGCCAAGGATTATTCCGGCGCTGAACTTTACACCCTCGACGAATACATGTACGGCAAGTACGAAGCCCGTATGTACATGGGTGCTACTTCCGGAACCATCAGTTCCATGTTCCTCTACCACAACGGCTCTGAAACCGGCGAAGGCCCCTGGGTCGAAGTTGATATCGAAGTCCTGGGCAAGAATCCCAGCAGTTTCCAGTCCAATATCATTACTGGTAGAGCTGGCGCTCAGGTCACAAGCGAAAAGCATCATTCCGTAAGCCCCGCTGCAAACGCAGGTTTCCACACCTACGGCATCGAATGGACTCCCAACTACGTCCGTTGGACTGTAGACGGCGTCGAAGTCCGTAAGACAGTAGGCGGCCAGGTTTCCGATCTTAAGCTTACTCAGGGCCTTCGCTTTAATCTCTGGTCCAGCGAGGATCCGGGTTGGGTGGGCGCATTCAACGACAACAACCTCCCCATCTTCCAGTTCATCAACTGGGTGAAGGCCTATAAGTACACTCCGGGCCAGGGCGAAAACGGATCCGACTTTACCCTGGACTGGACAGACAATTTTGATACTTTTGACGGCAGCCGCTGGGGCAAGGGCAACTGGACCTTCGACGGCAACCGCGTTGACCTTACCGAAAACAACATCTATTCCAAGGATGGCATGCTGATTCTCGCCCTCACCAAGAAGGGCCAGGAAATGTTCAACGGCCAGGTTCCCAAGGACAATGAAGTGCTCCCCCAGAGCTCCAGCAGTTCCCAGGTGCAGCCTCAGTCCTCCTCCAGTAGCCAGCAGAACCCTTGGCAGCCCCAGTCCTCCTCTAGCAGCAATCCCTGGGTTGATGTTCAGCCCGTTTCATCCAGTTCCCGGGTTACTGATCTTGAAATCAACCCGAACCTGCCGACGGAAGGTCCTGCCGATCCCATCGAAATTACCGATCCTCTCCAGCCCTTTGATCCGGCAGCCATCAAGCAGAACCGCGACATCAAGCTCCAAAAGAAGAGCCGCGGTACTGTGAACGCCAAGGGCGAACGAGTGAACAAGGCTAACGCAAGCCGTTACCGCGTGGACTTTGAACTTTAATCAGGAATTAAGCCTATTATGAACTTCAAGAAATCACTCTCCATTCTGGCCATGGCCACCGCCGCCGTATGCGCCAAGGATTACTCCGGCGCAGAACTCTATACCTCCGAAACCTGGATGTATGGCAAGTTCGAGGCCCGCATGCAGATGGCAGTTGGTTCCGGAACCGTCAGCTCCATGTTCCTCTACCACAACGACTCCTACCTGGGATGCGATGAACCCTGGGTGGAAGTGGATATCGAAGTTCTTGGCAAGAATCCCAACGAATTCCAGTCCAACATTATTACCGGCAACGGCCCTAACGACGGCTGCGCCGACAAAAAATCCTACAGCGAGCAGCTCCATCCCATGAGCCCCGCCGTAGACAAGGTTTACCATACCTACGGCCTGGAATGGACTCCGGATTACGTCAGCTGGATTATCGACGGCGTTGAAGTCCGCAGAACCAAGAAGGGCGAACTGAACAAGGACGGCCGCGACCAGGTCGCAGACCTTGGCCTTAGGGAACAGGGTCTCCGCTTTAACCTGTGGGCCTCCGAGGAACCGGCATGGGTCGGCCCCTGGGATGACGCCATCCTTCCCGTTAACCAGTACATCAACTGGGTCAAGGTTTACAAGTACACCCCGGGCGCAGGCGAAGACGGTACCGACTTTACCCTGGACTGGGTGGACGACTTCGATACAGAAGATGTCTACCGCTGGGGCTACGGCAACTGGACCTTTGACGGCAACCGCGTTGACCTTTCCATCTTCAACGCCACCGTATTGCAGGGCTCCATGGTTCTTTCCCTGACCAAGGCTGGCGAAGAAGGCTTTAATGGAACTGTTCCCGCCGACGGCGACACCCCCAATTCCATCGGCAAGATTGGTCCTAACGTAAGACGCGGCCATATGCAGATGAACACATTCAACGCCAAGGGTGAACGCGTAAACAAGGCTCATGCAAGCCGTTGCCGTGTAGACTTTAACCTCTAGTTAAAAGAATCTCCAACCCCAAACAACCCAGCCTGTGCGGCCTCCGTCGCACAGGCTTTTTTTGTCAATCTGTATCCATTGTACAGCAAAATTCGATCATTTTGTTATTTTTTTAACGTGAAAGACCGAATTATACGACAGCTTCTGAATACACCCCACAAGGATGGCGATAGACTTCCTTCTGTTCGTTCCATGATCGAAGCCTACGGAGCCAGTTCCGGAACAGTCCAGGCTGTACTGAAAACTTTGGCCGAAAGTTCCATGATTTGCAAAATCCAGGGCAAGGGCTGCTTCTGGGGCAAGGATCCCACCTTGACGGCGGTTCCAGAAATCAGGCTATCCACCATGGAAAAACTGAACAGGGATTTTGACCAGGATTTCAAGCAAGGGTTCCTAAAGCCCAGCACTCCCCTACCCCAAGGCAAGGAACTTTCTGCCCGTTACAATGTTTCGCAAAACACCCTTCGAAAATTTCTAGAAAACAAGGTGAACCAGGGTCTCCTGGCAAAACAGGGGCGACAGTATTTCTTCTATAACCGACGTAAAGCCGAGAACAAGGAAAACCTTAGCGAACTCATCTTTGTAACCCGTTGCAATAGCTGGGGCGGCTTTACCGCCGAAAGTGAACGAGAACTGGATTTTTTGCGACTGGTGTACAAGACTGCTGGCGCAAACAGGTACAAGCTTACCTTGTTCGGCATCAACGACGCTACAGGCGAACTGATCGACCGTAACGGAAATCCTTGCAAGCTGTCAGAACATCCTAACGCCGTTGGAGCAATCCTTTCGACCCTACTGGTGCAGAAGTTCCACCCCCTGCTGAACTTCTTTGCCAGCGTAAAATTTCCTGTGGCCGTATGGTGGGAACATCCCGAAGAGAACGTTCCTAGAAGTTTCTTGAAAAAGCCGAACTGGACTTTCTTCAACTCCACCTTCGGTAAGAAACCTGGCGTGGAAATGGGACGATTCCTGAAGAAGAACGGGATCCTTGAAATCAATTACATTTCGCCCTTCCACAACAGTTCCTGGTCCAAGGATAGACTTGCAGGATTGCTGGACGCTGGCCTCACTGTACACGCCTATGTTGATGACGAATTCGCCAGCCCCTGGGACTATAAGCAGATTGCCCGCAAGAAGGTTGAAAAACATTCTGTAGAAATTTTTGCCAGAACCTTGATCCGCGAAAAATTGGAATCACTAACGACTCAGGCCAAGGAAGACGGAAGCATTCTACCGTGTGTATGCGTTAACGACGAAGTGGCCGGTATCCTGCTAGAGATGGGCGATAACGAATTAACGGAACAGCTCATCGCCTTCGACAACTCCATGGAAAGCTACCTGCAAAGAATTCCGTCCTTTGACTTCAATACCGAAGCGCTCATCGAGCACATCTTCTATTACCTGAGCAATCCATCAGCCTTTGGCGATAAAAAGAAAATCCACCACATTTTAGGAAATGTTGTTGAAAAATAGCGAAACAATTCCGCAAAAACAAAGGCCCCAAAAAGGGGCCTTCATTTTTCAACAACATTTCCATTTATGAATTATTAAGTACGAATTATGAGAATAATAGTCGCGGCTATACAACACTTAGAGCTCCGCTCTTTAGTGGCTGTTATCCACTTTGTGGAGAAGCCGCCTAACTAAGTCTCATAATTCATACATCGTAATTCATAATTGACTTTGATCTAGACAAAAACAAGTTTACTTGTTTTTGTTGACGATCAAAGTCTTTGCCTTGAAGGTCTTGCGATCGATGACCTTGACCATCAGGGAAACCTTGTTATCCTTGTCCAGGGCGTTCCAGTACTTCTTCAGGTTTTCTTCGGCAGAGTCAAAGATGGGCATGAGCTTCGGAGAACCTTCGAAGGAAGGAATGGGCTTACCGT is a window from the Fibrobacter sp. genome containing:
- a CDS encoding putative DNA modification/repair radical SAM protein, producing the protein MDIREKLNILADSAKYDVSCSSSGSNRQSPKGGLGNACSAGICHTWAADGRCISLLKVLLSNACKYDCAYCVNRRSNDIPRATFTPKELINLTLEFYRRNYIEGLFLSSAVVGTPDYTMELLIKVAKELRTVHKFGGYIHLKSIPGASSRLLHEAGLYADRSSVNIEIPSDKALQYLAPEKNHESIYRPMNYLAERKIEYNAGGNFSRYSPRFLPAGQSTQMIVGASGETDFQILTLSNGFYKQQQMKRVYFSGYVPINADKRLPVITTKPPLVREHRLYQADWLMRFYKFNYDEILDKDHPNLDLELDPKVAWALRHPEFFPIDIQTADYEMLLRVPGIGVKSARLIASGRRYGKIRLDDLKKMGVAMKRAKYFIYHPDTPAYLRRLYPEMVRPLLVQQNKPIQLDLFSQPLNLIA
- a CDS encoding family 16 glycosylhydrolase, giving the protein MNLKKSLAVVAVAAAAVCAKDYSGAELYTLDEYMYGKYEARMYMGATSGTISSMFLYHNGSETGEGPWVEVDIEVLGKNPSSFQSNIITGRAGAQVTSEKHHSVSPAANAGFHTYGIEWTPNYVRWTVDGVEVRKTVGGQVSDLKLTQGLRFNLWSSEDPGWVGAFNDNNLPIFQFINWVKAYKYTPGQGENGSDFTLDWTDNFDTFDGSRWGKGNWTFDGNRVDLTENNIYSKDGMLILALTKKGQEMFNGQVPKDNEVLPQSSSSSQVQPQSSSSSQQNPWQPQSSSSSNPWVDVQPVSSSSRVTDLEINPNLPTEGPADPIEITDPLQPFDPAAIKQNRDIKLQKKSRGTVNAKGERVNKANASRYRVDFEL
- a CDS encoding GntR family transcriptional regulator, with product MKDRIIRQLLNTPHKDGDRLPSVRSMIEAYGASSGTVQAVLKTLAESSMICKIQGKGCFWGKDPTLTAVPEIRLSTMEKLNRDFDQDFKQGFLKPSTPLPQGKELSARYNVSQNTLRKFLENKVNQGLLAKQGRQYFFYNRRKAENKENLSELIFVTRCNSWGGFTAESERELDFLRLVYKTAGANRYKLTLFGINDATGELIDRNGNPCKLSEHPNAVGAILSTLLVQKFHPLLNFFASVKFPVAVWWEHPEENVPRSFLKKPNWTFFNSTFGKKPGVEMGRFLKKNGILEINYISPFHNSSWSKDRLAGLLDAGLTVHAYVDDEFASPWDYKQIARKKVEKHSVEIFARTLIREKLESLTTQAKEDGSILPCVCVNDEVAGILLEMGDNELTEQLIAFDNSMESYLQRIPSFDFNTEALIEHIFYYLSNPSAFGDKKKIHHILGNVVEK